A single genomic interval of Streptomyces sp. NBC_00663 harbors:
- a CDS encoding glycosyl hydrolase 53 family protein: MFHPRRTLRALFLPLIAGLALTALPAQTAQAASTLTNGGFESDGAGVAAPTGWSEYGTTAASYTESGGHGGSYRLTHYSSAAYKVETYQYLSGLTNGNYKLTAWVRSGGGQNSAYIALKNCGGTDQRTDLPVSASGWLHIVVPVNVTNNQCTISINSDANAGNWINVDDLTFASGTSSTSIKGSDVSSLAKSEAKGGTYRTSSGTTGDALAILKSAGQNYARVKVWVNAADGYNGKTQVLAMAKRIKAQGMKLLVDFHYSDTWADPGAQTVPSAWSGHSYSQLKTDVYNHTYDVLNALKAQGTTADMVQVGNEINGGMLWSAGSTDNWSQLAGLLNSGYSAVKAVSSSTQVALHLAKGGDLTGTRWWFDNAVANGVNFDVIGLSYYGYWHGALSDFQTTLDDAASRYGKPVFVAETAYPFRLDSDDSYENIIDLSSELVSGYPATTAGQTRWMNDVASIVEAVPNGRGLGVFYWESTWTAVTGNGWDPTDSSSGNGWENQALFDYDNKAQPAMAWFSHR; the protein is encoded by the coding sequence ATGTTCCATCCCAGACGCACCCTGCGAGCCCTGTTCCTCCCGCTCATCGCGGGGCTCGCCCTCACCGCCCTGCCCGCGCAGACCGCCCAGGCCGCGAGCACGCTGACCAACGGCGGCTTCGAGTCCGACGGCGCGGGCGTGGCGGCCCCCACCGGCTGGTCCGAGTACGGCACGACCGCCGCCTCCTACACCGAGTCCGGCGGCCACGGCGGCAGTTACCGCCTCACCCACTACTCGTCCGCCGCCTACAAGGTGGAGACGTACCAGTACCTCTCCGGGCTGACCAACGGGAACTACAAGCTCACCGCGTGGGTCCGCTCCGGCGGCGGCCAGAACTCCGCCTACATAGCCCTGAAGAACTGCGGCGGCACCGACCAGCGCACCGACCTGCCGGTCTCCGCGAGCGGGTGGCTCCACATCGTCGTGCCGGTCAACGTGACCAACAACCAGTGCACCATCAGCATCAACAGTGACGCGAACGCCGGCAACTGGATCAATGTTGACGACCTGACCTTCGCGTCCGGCACGTCCAGCACCTCGATCAAGGGGTCCGACGTCTCCTCCCTCGCCAAGAGCGAGGCCAAGGGCGGCACCTACAGGACCAGCTCCGGCACGACCGGCGATGCGCTCGCCATCCTCAAGTCCGCCGGACAGAACTACGCGCGCGTGAAGGTCTGGGTCAACGCGGCCGACGGCTACAACGGCAAGACCCAGGTCCTGGCGATGGCCAAGCGCATCAAGGCGCAGGGCATGAAGCTGCTGGTCGACTTCCACTACTCGGACACCTGGGCCGACCCGGGCGCCCAGACCGTGCCGTCCGCGTGGTCGGGCCACAGCTACAGCCAGCTCAAGACAGACGTCTACAACCACACCTACGACGTCCTCAACGCGCTGAAGGCGCAGGGCACCACGGCCGACATGGTCCAGGTGGGCAACGAGATCAACGGCGGCATGCTGTGGTCGGCGGGCTCCACCGACAACTGGTCGCAGCTCGCCGGACTGCTCAACTCCGGCTACAGCGCGGTCAAGGCGGTCAGCTCCTCCACCCAGGTGGCGCTGCACCTCGCCAAGGGCGGCGACCTGACCGGCACCCGCTGGTGGTTCGACAACGCCGTCGCCAACGGCGTGAACTTCGACGTCATCGGCCTGTCCTATTACGGCTACTGGCACGGCGCGCTCTCCGACTTCCAGACAACCCTGGACGACGCGGCCTCCCGCTACGGCAAGCCGGTCTTCGTCGCCGAGACGGCCTACCCCTTCCGTCTCGACAGCGACGACTCCTACGAGAACATCATCGACCTCTCCAGCGAACTGGTCTCCGGCTACCCCGCCACGACGGCCGGCCAGACCCGCTGGATGAACGACGTCGCCAGCATCGTGGAAGCCGTCCCGAACGGCCGTGGCCTCGGCGTCTTCTACTGGGAGTCGACCTGGACCGCGGTCACCGGCAACGGCTGGGACCCGACCGACTCGTCCTCCGGCAACGGCTGGGAGAACCAGGCCCTGTTCGACTACGACAACAAGGCGCAGCCCGCGATGGCGTGGTTCAGCCACCGCTAG